One Candidatus Marsarchaeota archaeon DNA segment encodes these proteins:
- the gatD gene encoding Glu-tRNA(Gln) amidotransferase subunit GatD: protein MYQDKVSEFLKENGIAVGDTIKVERAGAVIEGELMPGTEANSPDVLVVKLKNGYNAGISLKGAKVKKLDGARKEARSFPKAQLKQSKGLPKVALLYTGGTIGSKLDYKTGGVYMLLKPEELFYEVPELSSIASVSAKQLFSISSEDMSYMEWQRIAEEAAKAVDEGAHGVVITIGTDTMHYASAALSFMLSDVKAPIVLTGSQRSSDRGSSDAFLNLICAVRLAAESDIGEVGICMHATSSDDKCAFMRGTKVRKMHTSRRDAFRPVNEKPIAELGSTGVIKYISKYRKAEQSKKAKALPGFEEKVALVKAYPDSSPDIINFYADKGYKGMIIEGTGLGHTPVSTEHEGKSWLPAIKSAVENGMVIGMTSQCLYGRVHPNVYRNLRLLSASGVIYCEDMLPETAYAKLGWLLGNYDAKKAKELLSKNLVGEIAERREHDEFPNDVFE from the coding sequence ATGTATCAAGATAAAGTCTCAGAATTTCTCAAGGAAAACGGCATAGCGGTCGGCGACACGATAAAAGTAGAGCGTGCCGGCGCCGTCATAGAGGGCGAGTTGATGCCCGGCACCGAGGCCAACAGCCCAGACGTGCTTGTGGTAAAGCTCAAGAACGGCTACAATGCCGGAATATCGCTCAAGGGCGCGAAGGTGAAGAAACTGGATGGCGCGCGCAAGGAGGCGCGCTCATTCCCGAAGGCGCAGCTCAAGCAGAGCAAGGGCCTGCCGAAGGTCGCGCTGCTCTACACCGGCGGCACGATAGGCAGCAAGCTCGACTACAAGACCGGCGGGGTGTATATGCTCCTCAAGCCGGAAGAACTCTTCTACGAGGTGCCTGAACTGTCGAGCATAGCGAGCGTATCGGCAAAGCAGCTCTTCAGCATCTCCAGCGAGGACATGTCTTATATGGAGTGGCAAAGAATAGCAGAGGAGGCAGCCAAAGCAGTGGACGAGGGCGCCCATGGCGTAGTGATCACGATAGGCACGGACACGATGCATTACGCTTCTGCCGCGCTGTCGTTCATGCTTAGCGACGTCAAGGCGCCTATAGTGCTGACCGGCTCGCAAAGGAGCAGCGACCGCGGATCCAGCGATGCCTTCCTGAACCTTATATGCGCGGTCAGGCTTGCTGCCGAATCTGACATAGGGGAGGTAGGCATCTGCATGCACGCTACTAGCTCTGACGACAAATGCGCGTTCATGCGGGGCACTAAAGTAAGAAAGATGCACACTTCAAGGAGGGACGCGTTCAGGCCAGTCAACGAGAAGCCGATAGCAGAGCTCGGCAGCACAGGCGTCATAAAATACATCAGCAAGTACAGGAAAGCCGAACAATCAAAAAAAGCAAAAGCGCTTCCCGGCTTCGAGGAAAAGGTGGCGTTGGTCAAGGCCTACCCTGATTCAAGCCCCGACATAATCAACTTCTATGCCGACAAGGGCTACAAGGGCATGATCATAGAGGGCACAGGGCTGGGCCATACGCCCGTTTCGACGGAGCATGAGGGCAAGTCGTGGCTCCCTGCAATAAAGAGCGCCGTAGAGAACGGCATGGTAATAGGCATGACCTCGCAATGCCTCTACGGGCGCGTGCACCCTAACGTGTACAGGAACCTGAGGCTCCTGAGCGCCTCGGGCGTCATATACTGCGAGGACATGCTGCCAGAGACCGCATACGCCAAGCTTGGATGGCTGCTCGGGAACTATGACGCAAAGAAGGCAAAGGAGCTTCTAAGCAAGAACCTTGTTGGCGAGATAGCCGAGCGCCGGGAGCATGATGAATTCCCAAACGACGTGTTCGAATGA
- the gatE gene encoding Glu-tRNA(Gln) amidotransferase subunit GatE — protein sequence MSAMAPEGNAAAPVDYAKLGFMCGLEVHQRLATKQKLFCACPADVAHVQSSNSIFRYQRAVAGELGNVDLSAQFEEMRNRKFIYNLYPGHTCLVDIDEEPPHQLNTEALEISLSIASSLHLKIVDELQPMRKEVVDGSNPSAFQRTVLLGTDGIMKLDGHAIGITMISLEEESAGISAAAPGSITYDSDRIGIPLVEIDTDPHIASPQEAKQAALRIGTLLRLTGKVQRGIGTIRQDVNVSIKGGARVEIKGLQELDTMDKFIENEVVRQQRLIWLRDELVKRKASVGEPHDMSKLLKGTNAKIIAPALEAGGVVLGVALHGFKGVIGAEVNPGRRLGTEISDYAKMGGVKGLIHSNEDISGYALTSSEAVAIRKELELGANDAFMLIAGPNDSASKAISLAADRARQALVGVPLETRGVASADAFTTKFLRPLPGGARMYPETDVKPVRITGEMLDRAALSAPDIDKERARLVRELGNENLASMLMLSPRLQLYKALVSAKNSDKPFIANTLLQKFTELRRAGLDAESIPEQELAGLFAMYGKGRLTKQAVEEVLKELSKGKRGAERIAKELGLERVSGDGLASLVEKAKKEHPGAKATELMQHIMKEHRLNVDGTELSRMLNPKKK from the coding sequence ATGAGCGCCATGGCACCTGAAGGCAACGCTGCCGCTCCTGTCGATTATGCTAAGCTTGGCTTCATGTGCGGGCTCGAGGTGCACCAGCGGCTTGCCACCAAGCAGAAGCTGTTCTGCGCGTGCCCTGCTGATGTCGCGCATGTTCAAAGCTCCAATTCCATATTCAGGTACCAGCGCGCCGTTGCGGGCGAGCTCGGCAATGTCGACCTATCAGCGCAGTTCGAGGAGATGCGCAATCGGAAGTTCATCTACAACCTCTACCCAGGCCATACGTGCCTAGTCGACATAGACGAGGAGCCGCCCCACCAGCTCAACACAGAGGCATTGGAGATCTCGCTGTCGATAGCTTCTTCCCTGCACCTTAAGATTGTCGACGAGCTCCAGCCGATGCGCAAGGAGGTAGTGGACGGCAGCAACCCGAGCGCGTTCCAGCGCACTGTGCTGCTGGGCACCGACGGCATCATGAAGCTTGACGGGCATGCGATAGGCATAACGATGATATCGCTGGAAGAGGAATCCGCAGGCATAAGCGCCGCGGCTCCTGGCTCAATAACCTACGATTCCGACCGGATAGGCATACCGCTGGTGGAAATAGACACGGATCCGCACATAGCATCGCCGCAGGAAGCGAAGCAGGCGGCCCTGCGCATAGGCACTTTGCTCAGGCTTACTGGCAAGGTGCAGCGGGGCATAGGCACGATAAGGCAGGACGTCAACGTCTCGATAAAGGGTGGGGCGCGCGTCGAGATAAAAGGCCTGCAGGAGCTCGATACAATGGACAAGTTCATAGAGAACGAAGTCGTGCGCCAGCAGCGCCTGATATGGCTGCGCGACGAACTCGTCAAGCGCAAGGCGTCTGTGGGGGAGCCGCACGATATGAGCAAGCTGCTGAAAGGCACAAACGCAAAGATAATCGCACCTGCGCTTGAAGCTGGCGGAGTTGTACTAGGTGTTGCGCTGCACGGGTTCAAGGGCGTGATTGGCGCGGAGGTCAACCCTGGCAGGCGCCTGGGCACCGAGATCAGCGACTACGCGAAGATGGGTGGCGTGAAAGGCCTGATACACAGCAACGAGGACATAAGCGGCTATGCCCTTACCAGCAGCGAAGCAGTCGCGATAAGGAAGGAGCTGGAGCTGGGCGCGAATGACGCGTTCATGCTGATAGCGGGCCCGAACGACAGCGCATCGAAGGCGATAAGTCTAGCAGCCGACAGGGCAAGGCAGGCTCTTGTCGGAGTGCCGCTGGAGACGCGTGGAGTTGCGAGCGCCGATGCATTCACCACAAAGTTCCTGCGTCCGCTCCCGGGCGGAGCAAGGATGTATCCCGAGACTGACGTGAAGCCGGTGCGCATAACCGGCGAGATGCTGGATAGAGCAGCGCTAAGTGCGCCCGACATAGACAAGGAGCGCGCGCGGCTCGTCAGGGAACTCGGCAATGAGAACCTAGCAAGCATGCTCATGCTGTCGCCGAGGCTGCAGCTCTACAAGGCACTCGTCTCAGCAAAGAACTCAGACAAGCCGTTCATAGCCAACACGTTGCTCCAGAAATTCACCGAGCTGCGCAGGGCCGGCCTTGATGCCGAATCCATACCAGAGCAGGAGCTTGCCGGGCTCTTCGCCATGTACGGTAAAGGCAGGCTCACCAAGCAGGCGGTAGAAGAGGTGCTCAAGGAGCTCTCGAAAGGCAAACGCGGGGCCGAAAGGATAGCCAAAGAGCTAGGCCTGGAGCGCGTAAGCGGCGATGGGCTCGCCAGCCTTGTCGAGAAGGCTAAGAAAGAGCACCCCGGAGCGAAAGCTACGGAACTCATGCAGCACATAATGAAGGAACACAGGCTTAACGTTGACGGGACCGAGCTCTCGAGAATGCTCAATCCCAAGAAAAAATGA
- a CDS encoding phospholipase D-like domain-containing protein produces the protein MSRDASDGNALYSGSASYREVEKLLYGRGRGLSIVSPYLSRYYIRKLAAIARRKRVRLITTSRTAREEHELRKYLSRGSHSIWLKAFAALFLFIALSLLAGSELIALMAAQVLAVDSMLLVVNAARRKHNIEVRFVKGVFVHEKIYISERQAITGSANLTWSGMHKNIEHLEMTSDPVRIRTLTRHFQELWERAV, from the coding sequence ATGTCCAGAGATGCTTCAGACGGCAACGCCCTCTACAGCGGCAGCGCTTCTTACCGCGAAGTCGAGAAGCTGCTTTACGGCAGAGGCAGAGGCCTAAGCATCGTCTCGCCCTATCTCAGCAGGTACTATATCAGGAAGCTCGCCGCCATAGCGAGGAGGAAGAGAGTGCGCCTCATAACCACGTCGCGCACGGCAAGGGAGGAGCACGAGCTCAGGAAGTACCTCAGCAGGGGAAGCCATTCGATATGGTTGAAGGCATTTGCGGCGCTCTTTCTCTTCATCGCGCTGTCCTTGCTGGCGGGCTCGGAGCTCATCGCCCTGATGGCGGCGCAGGTGCTTGCTGTGGATTCGATGCTCCTTGTCGTGAACGCAGCGAGGAGGAAGCACAACATCGAGGTGAGGTTCGTGAAGGGGGTCTTCGTGCACGAGAAGATCTACATATCGGAAAGGCAGGCGATAACAGGCAGCGCGAATCTCACGTGGTCGGGCATGCACAAGAACATAGAGCATCTCGAGATGACGAGCGACCCTGTAAGGATACGCACCCTCACCCGGCACTTCCAGGAGCTCTGGGAGAGGGCCGTATGA